In Streptomyces sp. SLBN-118, the following are encoded in one genomic region:
- a CDS encoding DUF389 domain-containing protein yields MLHLRLIVPADRTDEVVRTVEGTVGTTHLAVVPGVARNPQGDLVLCDVAREAGDELIGSLRALGIDKTGSIAVENIELSLSSRAEGAEAEAPGEGADAVLWEHLTDATHEESTLSVTYIAFLTLATMIAACGVVLDNAILIVGAMAVGPEFGPLAGICTALVQRAPRLAWRSFQALIVGFAVALLVTVAFSYFMDAVSLFEVVKLDAERPNTNFIYRPDAFSFVVAVLAGAAGMLSLTSAKSGALVGVAISVTTVPAAANAAVAFSYQEYKQAWGSTEQLLLNLLGVVLAGTLTLLTQKFVWDRQRERMAARSGGA; encoded by the coding sequence ATGCTGCATCTGCGCCTGATCGTTCCTGCCGACCGTACCGACGAGGTCGTACGGACCGTGGAGGGGACGGTTGGCACCACCCACCTGGCCGTTGTCCCCGGCGTCGCCCGCAATCCCCAGGGCGACCTGGTCCTGTGCGACGTGGCGCGCGAGGCGGGCGACGAACTCATCGGCAGCCTGCGCGCCCTGGGCATCGACAAGACCGGCTCGATCGCCGTCGAGAACATCGAGCTGTCGCTCTCCAGCCGCGCCGAGGGGGCGGAGGCCGAGGCGCCGGGCGAGGGCGCGGACGCGGTGCTCTGGGAGCACCTGACGGACGCCACCCATGAGGAGTCGACGCTCTCGGTCACCTACATCGCCTTCCTGACTCTGGCGACGATGATCGCGGCGTGCGGTGTGGTGCTCGACAACGCGATCCTGATCGTGGGCGCGATGGCGGTGGGGCCCGAGTTCGGACCGCTGGCGGGCATCTGCACGGCCCTGGTCCAGCGCGCCCCGCGCCTGGCGTGGCGCTCGTTCCAGGCACTGATCGTGGGCTTTGCCGTGGCTCTGCTGGTGACGGTGGCGTTCAGCTACTTCATGGACGCGGTGAGCCTCTTCGAGGTGGTGAAGCTGGACGCCGAACGCCCCAACACCAATTTCATCTACCGCCCGGACGCGTTCTCGTTCGTGGTCGCGGTGCTCGCGGGCGCGGCGGGCATGCTCTCGCTGACCTCGGCGAAGTCGGGGGCGCTGGTGGGCGTCGCGATCTCGGTCACGACGGTCCCGGCCGCGGCGAACGCGGCGGTGGCCTTCAGCTATCAGGAGTACAAGCAGGCGTGGGGCTCGACGGAGCAGCTGCTGCTGAATCTGCTGGGCGTCGTGCTGGCGGGCACGCTGACGCTGCTGACCCAGAAGTTCGTGTGGGACAGGCAGCGGGAGCGTATGGCGGCGAGGTCCGGAGGGGCCTGA
- the rpsI gene encoding 30S ribosomal protein S9, with protein MAETTAETPLEGEETFAEVTTFESEAPVEGEYTSESMASRFGDPQPAAGLGRRKNAIARVRIVPGTGKWKINGRTLEEYFPNKVHQQEVNEPFKVLELDNRYDVIARISGGGVSGQAGALRLGVARALNEADVDNNRPALKKAGFLSRDDRAVERKKAGLKKARKAPQYSKR; from the coding sequence GTGGCCGAGACCACTGCAGAGACCCCGCTCGAGGGCGAAGAGACCTTCGCCGAGGTGACGACCTTCGAGTCGGAAGCCCCCGTCGAGGGCGAGTACACCTCCGAGTCCATGGCGTCCCGCTTCGGCGACCCGCAGCCGGCTGCCGGCCTGGGCCGTCGCAAGAACGCCATCGCCCGCGTCCGGATCGTTCCGGGCACCGGCAAGTGGAAGATCAACGGTCGCACCCTTGAGGAGTACTTCCCCAACAAGGTGCACCAGCAGGAAGTCAACGAGCCCTTCAAGGTGCTCGAGCTCGACAACCGCTACGACGTCATCGCCCGTATCTCGGGTGGCGGCGTTTCCGGCCAGGCCGGCGCCCTGCGCCTCGGTGTGGCCCGCGCGCTGAACGAGGCGGACGTGGACAACAACCGCCCGGCGCTCAAGAAGGCCGGCTTCCTCTCCCGCGACGACCGTGCGGTCGAGCGCAAGAAGGCCGGTCTCAAGAAGGCCCGCAAGGCCCCGCAGTACAGCAAGCGCTAA
- a CDS encoding alpha/beta fold hydrolase, which produces MSETSTGDVVAAAATVATTGNWRKAGIAGAAIGVIAAGAAAGVAVERLTVGRGMRKKARLALDASGPYGSLRGLPGTAAAGDGTQLYYEADELDPEAGAPRRRRLFGRKVPAPVTVVFSHGYCLSQDSWHFQRAALRGLVRTVHWDQRSHGRSDRGASQSGPDSVPVTIDQLGRDLKAVIDTAAPDGPLVLIGHSMGGMTVMALAEQFPELVRERVVGVAFVGTSAGQLGEVNYGLPVAGVNAVRRVLPGVLKALGSQAELVERGRRATADLFAGLIKRYSFSSKDVDPAVARFAERLIESTPIDVVAEFYPAFVEHDKAGALEIFQEVPVLVLAGDKDLVTPSSHSEAIADLLPDSELVIVPDAGHLVMLEHPEVVTDRLADLLARVGAVPAPANVGPYGSTAQPGG; this is translated from the coding sequence GTGAGCGAGACCAGCACGGGGGACGTCGTGGCGGCCGCGGCGACGGTCGCCACGACGGGCAACTGGCGCAAGGCGGGCATCGCCGGCGCCGCGATAGGTGTGATCGCGGCCGGCGCGGCCGCGGGCGTCGCGGTCGAGCGCCTCACGGTCGGCCGCGGCATGCGCAAGAAGGCCCGGCTCGCGCTGGACGCCTCGGGGCCGTACGGCTCCCTGCGCGGCCTGCCGGGCACGGCGGCTGCCGGCGACGGCACCCAGCTCTACTACGAGGCGGACGAGCTGGATCCGGAGGCGGGCGCCCCCCGCCGCCGCCGGCTCTTCGGCCGCAAGGTGCCCGCGCCCGTCACCGTCGTCTTCAGCCACGGCTACTGCCTGAGCCAGGACTCCTGGCACTTCCAGCGCGCCGCACTGCGCGGCCTCGTGCGCACGGTGCACTGGGACCAGCGCAGCCACGGCCGCTCGGACCGGGGCGCATCCCAGTCGGGACCGGACAGCGTTCCGGTCACCATCGACCAGCTGGGCCGCGACCTCAAGGCGGTCATCGACACGGCCGCCCCCGACGGCCCGCTGGTCCTGATCGGGCATTCCATGGGCGGGATGACGGTGATGGCGCTCGCCGAGCAGTTCCCGGAGCTCGTACGGGAGCGGGTCGTCGGGGTCGCCTTCGTCGGCACCTCGGCCGGGCAGCTCGGCGAGGTCAACTACGGGCTGCCGGTCGCGGGGGTGAACGCCGTACGGCGCGTGCTGCCCGGCGTCCTCAAGGCGCTCGGCTCGCAGGCCGAACTGGTCGAGCGGGGCCGGCGGGCCACCGCGGATCTCTTCGCCGGCCTGATCAAGCGGTATTCGTTCTCGTCCAAGGACGTGGACCCGGCCGTCGCGCGGTTCGCGGAGCGGCTCATCGAGTCGACCCCGATCGATGTGGTCGCGGAGTTCTATCCGGCCTTCGTCGAGCACGACAAGGCCGGGGCGCTGGAGATCTTCCAGGAAGTCCCGGTTCTCGTTCTGGCCGGTGACAAGGATCTGGTGACGCCGAGCTCGCACAGCGAGGCGATCGCGGACCTGCTGCCGGACTCGGAGCTGGTGATCGTGCCGGACGCCGGGCACCTGGTGATGCTGGAGCACCCGGAGGTCGTCACCGACCGGCTGGCGGACCTGCTGGCCCGGGTCGGCGCGGTCCCGGCACCGGCTAACGTTGGCCCGTATGGAAGCACCGCACAGCCCGGCGGCTGA
- the tsaE gene encoding tRNA (adenosine(37)-N6)-threonylcarbamoyltransferase complex ATPase subunit type 1 TsaE yields MEAPHSPAAESAAARLLVESPEQMQELGRSLAKLLRPGDLVMLTGELGAGKTTLTRGLGEGLGVRGAVTSPTFVIARVHPSLTGGPALVHVDAYRLGGGLDEMEDLDLDVSLPESVVVVEWGVGKVEDLSEDRLHVLIHRMVGDTVDDHREVTLTAFGARWAQVDLAALGV; encoded by the coding sequence ATGGAAGCACCGCACAGCCCGGCGGCTGAGTCTGCCGCCGCCCGTCTCCTTGTCGAGTCCCCCGAGCAGATGCAGGAGTTGGGGCGCAGCCTCGCGAAGCTGCTGCGCCCCGGCGATCTGGTGATGCTCACCGGCGAGCTCGGCGCGGGCAAGACGACGCTGACCCGGGGCCTGGGCGAGGGCCTCGGGGTCCGCGGCGCCGTCACCTCCCCGACCTTTGTCATCGCGCGCGTCCACCCCTCGCTGACCGGAGGCCCGGCCCTGGTCCATGTCGACGCGTACCGCCTGGGCGGCGGGCTCGACGAGATGGAGGACCTCGATCTCGACGTCTCGCTGCCGGAGTCGGTGGTGGTCGTGGAGTGGGGCGTCGGCAAGGTCGAGGACCTGTCGGAGGACCGGCTGCATGTGCTGATCCACCGGATGGTCGGCGACACGGTGGACGACCACCGCGAGGTCACCCTGACGGCCTTCGGCGCCCGCTGGGCGCAGGTGGACCTGGCGGCCCTGGGGGTCTGA
- the glmM gene encoding phosphoglucosamine mutase, which yields MGRLFGTDGVRGVANADLTAELALGLSVAAAHVLAEAGTFEGHRPTAVVGRDPRASGEFLEAAVVAGLASAGVDVLRVGVLPTPAVAYLTGALGADLGVMLSASHNAMPDNGIKFFARGGHKLADELEGRIEAVYEQHRTGEPWERPTGAGVGRVTDYDEGFDRYVAHLIAVLPNRLDGLKVVLDEAHGAAARVSPEAFARAGAEVVTIGADPDGLNINDGCGSTHLGLLKAAVVEHGADFGIAHDGDADRCLAVDGSGEEVDGDQILAVLALAMREAGTLRKDTVVATVMSNLGFKLAMEREGVQLVQTAVGDRYVLESMKAEGYALGGEQSGHVIVLDHATTGDGTLTGLMLAARVAATGRSLAELAAVMDRLPQVLINVPDVDKSRVKTSAELAGAVAEAERELGATGRVLLRPSGTEPLVRVMVEAADIEQARTVAGRLADAVKSALG from the coding sequence GTGGGACGACTCTTCGGCACGGACGGCGTGCGCGGTGTCGCAAATGCGGATCTGACGGCGGAGCTCGCGCTCGGCCTCTCAGTCGCTGCGGCGCACGTGCTCGCCGAAGCGGGGACCTTTGAAGGGCATCGGCCGACCGCCGTGGTCGGCCGTGATCCGCGGGCGTCGGGAGAGTTCCTGGAGGCCGCCGTCGTGGCGGGTCTCGCGAGCGCGGGCGTCGACGTCCTGCGCGTCGGTGTGCTGCCAACCCCCGCCGTGGCGTATCTCACCGGCGCCCTCGGCGCCGACCTCGGTGTGATGCTCTCCGCGAGCCACAACGCCATGCCGGACAACGGCATCAAGTTCTTCGCGCGCGGTGGGCACAAGCTCGCCGACGAGCTCGAGGGCCGGATCGAGGCGGTCTATGAGCAGCACCGCACCGGCGAGCCCTGGGAGCGGCCCACCGGCGCGGGCGTCGGCCGGGTCACCGACTACGACGAGGGCTTCGACAGGTACGTCGCCCACCTGATCGCGGTGCTGCCGAACCGCCTCGACGGCCTCAAGGTCGTCCTCGACGAGGCGCACGGCGCCGCCGCCCGCGTTTCGCCCGAGGCGTTCGCGCGGGCCGGTGCGGAGGTCGTCACCATCGGCGCCGACCCCGACGGGCTCAACATCAACGACGGCTGCGGGTCGACGCACCTCGGCCTGCTGAAGGCCGCCGTCGTCGAGCACGGCGCCGACTTCGGCATCGCGCACGACGGCGACGCGGACCGCTGCCTGGCCGTCGACGGCTCGGGTGAGGAAGTCGACGGGGACCAGATTCTGGCCGTGCTCGCCCTGGCGATGCGCGAAGCCGGGACGCTGCGCAAGGACACCGTCGTCGCCACCGTCATGTCCAACCTCGGCTTCAAGCTGGCCATGGAGCGCGAGGGCGTACAGCTGGTGCAGACCGCGGTCGGCGACCGGTACGTACTGGAGTCGATGAAGGCCGAGGGCTACGCCCTGGGCGGCGAGCAGTCCGGGCACGTCATCGTCCTCGACCACGCGACGACCGGCGACGGCACGCTCACCGGCCTGATGCTGGCGGCCCGGGTCGCCGCGACCGGCCGTTCGCTGGCCGAGCTGGCCGCCGTGATGGACCGGCTGCCGCAGGTGCTCATCAATGTCCCGGACGTGGACAAGTCACGGGTGAAGACCTCCGCCGAGCTGGCCGGCGCCGTCGCGGAGGCGGAGCGCGAGCTGGGCGCCACCGGCCGCGTACTGCTGCGTCCCTCGGGCACCGAGCCGCTTGTACGGGTCATGGTCGAGGCCGCCGACATCGAGCAGGCCCGCACGGTGGCGGGGCGTCTCGCGGACGCGGTCAAGTCCGCGCTCGGCTGA
- the alr gene encoding alanine racemase has product MSQTPSLRARAEIDLAALRANVRALRARAPRAALMTVVKSDAYGHGMVPCAKAALKAGATWLGTATPHEALALRAAGIQGRVMCWLWTPGGPWREGIEADLDMSVSGLWALREVTAAAREVGRPAMIQLKADTGLGRNGCQPADWPELVAAALAAEAEGTVEVTGLWSHLACADEPGHPSINAQLGMFRDLVAYAEKAGITPEVRHLANSPATLTLPETHFDLVRTGIATYGISPSPELGTPADFGLRPVMTLAASMALVKQVPAGHGVSYGHHYVTADETTLGLVPLGYADGIPRHASGRGPVLVGGRWRRVAGRVAMDQFVVDLGPDGGAVAEGAEAVLFGPGDRGEPTAEDWAEAAGTIAYEIVTRIGTRVPRVYLNEDSDE; this is encoded by the coding sequence ATGAGCCAGACACCGTCACTGAGAGCCCGTGCCGAGATCGACCTCGCGGCCCTGCGCGCCAACGTCCGCGCGCTTCGTGCCCGCGCACCCCGTGCTGCCCTGATGACCGTCGTGAAGTCGGACGCGTACGGACACGGAATGGTGCCCTGCGCGAAGGCCGCGCTCAAGGCGGGCGCCACCTGGCTCGGCACCGCCACACCCCACGAGGCTCTCGCCCTGCGCGCAGCGGGTATCCAGGGGCGCGTGATGTGCTGGCTGTGGACACCGGGCGGGCCCTGGCGTGAGGGCATCGAAGCCGACCTCGACATGTCGGTGAGCGGTCTGTGGGCCCTTCGGGAGGTCACCGCCGCCGCCCGTGAGGTGGGACGCCCGGCCATGATCCAGCTCAAGGCCGACACCGGCCTCGGGCGCAACGGCTGCCAGCCGGCCGACTGGCCCGAACTGGTCGCCGCCGCGCTCGCCGCCGAGGCCGAGGGCACGGTCGAGGTCACCGGCCTGTGGTCGCACCTCGCCTGTGCCGACGAGCCCGGACACCCCTCGATCAACGCCCAGCTGGGCATGTTCCGTGACCTGGTGGCGTACGCCGAGAAGGCGGGCATCACCCCCGAAGTCCGGCACCTCGCCAACTCCCCGGCCACGCTGACCCTTCCCGAGACGCACTTCGACCTCGTCCGGACCGGCATCGCCACATACGGCATCTCGCCCAGCCCAGAGCTGGGCACGCCGGCGGACTTCGGGCTGCGGCCCGTGATGACGCTCGCCGCGTCCATGGCCCTGGTCAAGCAGGTCCCGGCCGGTCACGGCGTCAGCTACGGGCATCACTACGTCACGGCGGACGAGACGACGCTCGGCCTCGTCCCCCTCGGCTACGCGGACGGCATACCGCGCCATGCCTCGGGCCGGGGACCGGTTCTGGTGGGCGGCAGGTGGCGCCGGGTCGCGGGCCGGGTAGCCATGGACCAGTTCGTGGTCGACCTCGGACCGGACGGCGGGGCGGTCGCCGAGGGCGCCGAAGCGGTGCTGTTCGGCCCGGGCGACCGGGGCGAGCCGACCGCCGAGGACTGGGCCGAGGCGGCCGGCACCATCGCGTACGAGATCGTCACCCGCATCGGAACGAGGGTTCCGCGCGTCTACCTGAACGAGGACTCCGACGAGTAG
- a CDS encoding NAD(P)H-hydrate dehydratase, which yields MRTAYSVETVRAAEAELMARLPRGALMQRAAAGLAAACADLLGRVYGARVVLLVGSGDNGGDALYAGARLARRGAGVTAVLLGSRAHEGGLAALLGAGGRVADDPFEVLAAADLVLDGVTGIGGHGGLRPDAVPVVRAARGSDAVLVAVDLPSGVEADSGEVHGEALHADATVTFGTYKPALLIDPAREYAGTVRLVGIGLEDHLPSVPDVEALQHIDVAQLLPAPAAESDKYRRGVVGVVAGSARYPGAAVLAVAGALRGGAGAVRYVGPAADAVIARFPEALVHGGPPSKAGRVQAWVVGPGLGDGVDAVDAVRDVLDSDVPVLVDADGLRLVDAAVVRGRSAPTLLTPHAGEAAALLGVPREDVESARLASVRDLADRYGATVLLKGSTTLVAAPDGGRSPVRVNPMGTPWLATAGSGDVLSGLAGSLLATGLDARDAGSVAAYLHGLAARHAASRGTPITSYEVADALPYAWRDVQD from the coding sequence ATGCGTACCGCTTACAGCGTGGAGACCGTCCGGGCTGCCGAGGCAGAGCTGATGGCCCGCCTGCCTCGGGGCGCGCTCATGCAACGCGCGGCCGCCGGACTGGCCGCCGCCTGCGCGGATCTGCTGGGCCGGGTGTACGGAGCCAGAGTCGTGCTGCTCGTCGGCAGCGGGGACAACGGGGGCGACGCGCTGTACGCGGGGGCGCGCCTTGCCCGGCGCGGGGCGGGCGTCACGGCCGTGCTGCTCGGCTCGCGCGCCCACGAGGGCGGCCTGGCGGCGCTGCTCGGCGCGGGCGGACGGGTCGCTGACGACCCCTTCGAGGTGCTGGCCGCCGCCGACTTGGTGCTGGACGGAGTGACCGGGATCGGCGGCCACGGCGGACTGCGCCCGGACGCGGTGCCCGTGGTCCGGGCCGCGCGCGGGTCCGACGCGGTCCTCGTCGCGGTCGATCTCCCGAGCGGGGTCGAGGCGGACAGCGGCGAGGTGCACGGCGAGGCCCTGCACGCCGATGCGACGGTGACGTTCGGCACGTACAAGCCGGCGCTGCTGATCGATCCGGCACGGGAGTACGCGGGGACGGTGCGGCTGGTCGGCATCGGTCTCGAGGACCACCTGCCGTCCGTGCCCGATGTCGAGGCGCTCCAACACATCGATGTGGCGCAGTTGTTGCCGGCCCCGGCCGCCGAGAGCGACAAGTACCGGCGGGGCGTCGTCGGCGTGGTCGCCGGGTCCGCGCGCTACCCGGGCGCCGCCGTGCTCGCCGTCGCGGGCGCACTGCGCGGCGGGGCGGGCGCCGTGCGGTATGTCGGGCCCGCGGCCGACGCCGTGATCGCCCGTTTCCCCGAGGCCCTGGTGCACGGCGGGCCGCCGTCGAAGGCGGGCCGCGTGCAGGCGTGGGTGGTCGGCCCGGGTCTCGGCGACGGGGTCGATGCGGTGGATGCGGTACGGGACGTGCTCGACTCCGACGTTCCGGTGCTGGTCGACGCGGACGGGCTGCGGCTGGTGGACGCGGCGGTGGTGCGGGGAAGGAGCGCGCCCACGCTGCTGACCCCGCACGCGGGGGAGGCGGCCGCGCTGCTGGGCGTACCCCGCGAGGACGTCGAGTCCGCCCGGCTCGCCTCCGTACGGGACCTGGCCGATCGCTACGGGGCGACGGTGCTGCTCAAGGGCTCGACCACGCTGGTCGCCGCGCCGGACGGCGGCCGGTCGCCGGTCCGCGTGAACCCCATGGGCACGCCGTGGCTGGCCACGGCAGGAAGCGGCGACGTCCTGTCCGGCCTGGCGGGCTCGCTGCTGGCCACGGGCCTGGACGCGCGGGACGCGGGGTCGGTGGCGGCGTATCTGCACGGCCTGGCGGCGCGACACGCGGCGTCGCGGGGCACGCCGATCACGTCGTACGAGGTGGCGGACGCGCTGCCGTACGCGTGGCGCGACGTCCAGGATTGA
- the coaA gene encoding type I pantothenate kinase has protein sequence MISSPPRSATRRAEPASTPYVDLTRAEWSALRDKTPLPLTADEVERLRGLGDVIDLDEVRDVYLPLSQLLNLYVQATAGLRGALNTFLGDAGNGHGEQRGTPFVIGVAGSVAVGKSTVARVLQAMLARWPEHPRVELVTTDGFLLPMKDLESRGLMSRKGFPESYDRRALTRFVADIKAGKDEVTAPVYSHLIYDIVPDERLTVRRPDILIVEGLNVLQPALPGKDGRTRVGLADYFDFSVYVDARTEDIETWYLNRFRKLRETAFQNPFSYFRKYTQVSEEEALDYARTMWRTINKPNLLENVAPTRGRATLVLRKGPDHKVQRLSLRKL, from the coding sequence GTGATCTCTTCGCCGCCACGAAGTGCCACCCGCCGGGCAGAGCCTGCGTCGACGCCGTATGTCGACCTCACCCGTGCGGAGTGGAGCGCCCTGCGCGACAAAACCCCGCTCCCCCTCACTGCCGACGAGGTCGAGCGGCTGCGCGGTCTGGGCGATGTCATCGACCTGGACGAGGTACGGGACGTCTACCTCCCGCTGTCGCAGCTGCTGAACCTGTACGTGCAGGCCACGGCCGGTCTGCGGGGCGCGCTCAACACCTTCCTGGGGGACGCCGGCAACGGGCACGGCGAGCAGCGCGGCACCCCCTTCGTCATAGGCGTCGCCGGATCCGTCGCGGTCGGCAAGTCCACCGTCGCGCGTGTCCTCCAGGCGATGCTGGCCCGCTGGCCGGAGCACCCGCGGGTCGAGCTGGTCACCACCGACGGCTTCCTGCTGCCGATGAAGGATCTGGAGTCCCGCGGCCTGATGTCGCGTAAGGGCTTCCCCGAGTCGTACGACCGCCGTGCGCTGACCCGTTTCGTCGCCGACATCAAGGCGGGCAAGGACGAGGTCACCGCCCCCGTCTACTCCCACCTGATCTACGACATCGTTCCGGACGAGCGCCTCACGGTCCGCCGCCCCGACATCCTGATCGTCGAGGGTCTCAACGTGCTCCAGCCGGCCCTTCCCGGCAAGGACGGCCGCACCCGCGTCGGCCTCGCCGACTACTTCGACTTCAGTGTGTACGTGGACGCGCGGACCGAGGACATCGAGACCTGGTACCTCAACCGCTTCCGCAAGCTGCGCGAGACGGCCTTCCAGAACCCCTTCTCGTACTTCAGGAAGTACACCCAGGTCTCCGAGGAGGAGGCTCTGGACTACGCCCGGACGATGTGGCGCACCATCAACAAGCCCAATCTGCTGGAGAATGTGGCGCCGACGCGCGGCCGTGCCACGCTCGTGCTCCGCAAGGGACCCGACCACAAGGTCCAGCGCCTGTCCCTCCGTAAGCTCTGA
- the glmS gene encoding glutamine--fructose-6-phosphate transaminase (isomerizing), which translates to MCGIVGYVGGQSALDVVIAGLKRLEYRGYDSAGVAVLADGGLAAAKKAGKLVNLEKELVGRPLPSGSTGIGHTRWATHGGPTDTNAHPHLDNAGRVAVVHNGIIENFAALRAELTDRGHELASETDTEVVAHLLAESFSSCGDLAESMRQVCRQLQGAFTLVAVHADEPDVVVGARRNSPLVVGVGEGESFLASDVAAFIAHTRSAIELGQDQVVELRREGVSVTDFDGAPAQVRTYHVDWDASAAEKGGYDYFMLKEIAEQPKAVADTLLGRIDMEGSLSLDEVRIPVSVLREANKVVIVACGTAFHAGMIAKYAIEHWTRVPCEVELASEFRYRDPILDQRTLVIAISQSGETMDTLMAVRHAREQGATVLAICNTNGSTIPRESDAVLYTHAGPEVAVASTKAFLTQLVACYLVALYLGQLRGTKWGDEIQAVIRDLAQVSGEVDRVLDTMEPVRELARSLADKDTVLFLGRHVGYPVALEGALKLKELAYMHAEGFAAGELKHGPIALIEEDLPVVVVVPSPRGRSVLHDKIVSNIQEIRARGARTIVIAEEGDETVVPYADHLIRIPATPTLLQPLVATVPLQVFACELATARGNDVDQPRNLAKSVTVE; encoded by the coding sequence ATGTGCGGAATCGTGGGTTACGTCGGCGGACAGTCGGCGCTTGATGTGGTCATCGCGGGCCTCAAGCGGCTCGAGTACCGGGGCTACGACTCGGCCGGTGTGGCGGTACTCGCCGACGGTGGGCTTGCCGCGGCGAAGAAGGCGGGCAAGCTCGTCAATCTGGAGAAGGAGCTGGTGGGCAGACCGCTGCCGAGCGGCTCCACCGGCATCGGGCACACCCGGTGGGCCACCCATGGCGGGCCCACCGACACCAACGCCCACCCTCATCTGGACAACGCGGGACGCGTCGCCGTCGTACACAACGGGATCATCGAGAACTTCGCCGCCCTGCGGGCCGAGTTGACCGACCGCGGGCACGAGTTGGCGTCGGAGACCGACACCGAGGTCGTGGCGCATCTGCTTGCCGAGTCCTTCTCGTCGTGCGGCGACCTGGCCGAGTCGATGCGCCAGGTGTGCCGGCAGCTTCAGGGAGCCTTCACGCTGGTCGCCGTGCACGCGGACGAGCCGGACGTCGTGGTGGGCGCTCGGCGGAACTCCCCGCTGGTCGTCGGCGTCGGTGAGGGCGAGTCCTTCCTCGCCTCCGACGTGGCCGCCTTCATCGCGCACACACGCTCGGCCATCGAGCTGGGGCAGGACCAGGTGGTGGAGCTGCGCCGGGAGGGTGTGAGCGTCACCGACTTCGACGGGGCGCCCGCACAGGTGCGCACGTACCACGTGGACTGGGACGCGTCGGCCGCCGAGAAGGGCGGTTACGACTACTTCATGCTGAAGGAGATCGCCGAGCAGCCGAAGGCGGTCGCCGACACCCTGCTCGGCCGGATCGACATGGAGGGCTCCCTCAGCCTCGACGAGGTGCGGATCCCGGTTTCGGTGCTGCGCGAGGCGAACAAGGTCGTCATCGTGGCCTGCGGTACGGCCTTTCACGCCGGGATGATCGCCAAGTACGCCATCGAGCACTGGACCCGTGTCCCCTGTGAGGTGGAGCTGGCGAGCGAATTCCGCTACCGGGACCCGATCCTGGACCAGCGCACGCTGGTGATCGCGATCTCACAGTCCGGCGAGACGATGGACACCCTGATGGCCGTGCGGCACGCGCGCGAGCAGGGCGCGACGGTGCTGGCCATCTGCAATACGAACGGCTCGACCATCCCGCGGGAGTCCGACGCGGTGCTCTACACGCACGCCGGTCCCGAGGTCGCGGTCGCCTCCACGAAGGCGTTTCTGACGCAGTTGGTGGCCTGTTATCTGGTGGCGCTGTACCTGGGCCAGCTGCGCGGCACCAAGTGGGGCGACGAGATCCAGGCCGTCATCCGGGACCTGGCGCAGGTCTCCGGCGAGGTCGACAGGGTCCTGGACACGATGGAGCCGGTACGGGAGCTGGCACGCTCCCTCGCCGACAAGGACACGGTGCTGTTCCTGGGGCGTCATGTGGGCTACCCGGTGGCGCTGGAGGGCGCACTCAAGCTCAAGGAGCTCGCGTACATGCACGCGGAGGGCTTTGCGGCCGGTGAGCTCAAACACGGGCCGATCGCTCTGATCGAGGAGGATCTGCCGGTGGTGGTCGTGGTGCCCTCACCTCGCGGGCGCTCCGTTCTGCACGACAAGATCGTCTCGAATATCCAGGAGATCCGGGCGCGCGGGGCCCGCACGATCGTGATCGCCGAGGAGGGGGACGAGACGGTCGTGCCGTACGCGGACCATCTCATCCGGATCCCGGCGACGCCGACGCTGCTGCAACCGCTGGTGGCGACCGTGCCCCTGCAGGTCTTCGCCTGCGAGCTGGCGACGGCGCGCGGCAACGACGTCGACCAGCCCCGCAACCTCGCGAAGTCTGTCACCGTCGAATGA
- a CDS encoding holo-ACP synthase, translating to MIIGVGIDVAEIDRFAASLRRTPGMAERVFLERELLLPSGEQRGYASLAARFAAKEAVAKALGAPGGLHWTDAEVYVEDSGQPRLRVRGTVAARAAELGVQSWHVSLSHDAGVASAVVIAEG from the coding sequence ATGATCATCGGGGTGGGGATCGACGTCGCCGAGATCGACAGGTTCGCCGCATCGCTGAGGCGTACGCCCGGGATGGCCGAACGGGTCTTCCTGGAACGGGAGTTGCTGCTGCCGAGTGGCGAGCAGCGCGGTTACGCCTCCCTCGCGGCCCGGTTCGCCGCCAAGGAGGCCGTCGCCAAGGCGCTCGGCGCGCCCGGGGGACTGCACTGGACGGACGCCGAGGTGTACGTCGAGGACAGCGGGCAGCCGCGGCTGCGGGTGCGCGGGACGGTCGCGGCGCGGGCGGCCGAGCTCGGTGTGCAGTCCTGGCATGTGTCGCTCAGTCATGATGCGGGGGTGGCGTCGGCCGTGGTGATCGCGGAGGGTTGA